The sequence below is a genomic window from Rudanella lutea DSM 19387.
AAAACCCGGCCGCTACCGATATCCTCAATCGACCAGCCTTCACGCCGGGCTACCTCAAACAGTCGCTTCGAGACTTCGGATAGGTAGACATTGTAGCCGCGCCGACGAAGAGCATTTTTTACCAGTACCGCCGTTGTACATCCCTGAGCCAGGATAAGCGTTGTGGCCGTCATACGCACGGCCTGCCGTGTGAGTTTTTGCTGGGTAATATTCACTGTTTCTGTTCGATTTATGAACAAAGAAAGCTCCCCCAGACCGTAACCTTTTTACGTACTCCCTCCCGGCGAAAACTTTTTTTTTCAATTCGTCCAGACGCTTATGCTCCCCTACTCCTCCTCGGCTGGCGCCCGATTGTCGGGCGCCTTTCCGGTCAGTTCGGCGAGTAATTCGTGCACATTGACCGTGGCAAAACTGCTGGCATAGTCCGACATGGCGTACGGGATAATCAGATCATCGCCGTTGATGAGCCCTCCGCAACTATACACCACGTTGGGCACGTAGCCTTCACGCTCATTTTCGTCGGGGCTCAGAATAGGCTCCGTAGTGCGGCCAAGCACCCGGCAGGGGTCGTTCAGGTCGAGCAGAAACGCGCCAATCGCGTACTTACGCATGGGTCCAACGCCATGACTCAGCACCAGCCACCCCGCTTCGGTCTCAATCGGCGACCCGCAATTGCCCAATTGCACATACTCCCACGGATACGTTGGTTTCAGCAGCAGCTCTTTGGTTTGCCAGAAATACAGATCGTCGGAAAACATGATGTAGATGTTCTCCCCGTCCTGCCGCGAAATCATCACATATTTGCCGTTGATCTTGCGCGGAAACAGGGCCATCCCCTTATTCGACACCTCGGCCCCGTTGAGCGTACTGACCGTAAACGACAGGAAGTCCTTTGTTTCCAACAATTGCGGGAACGTAACCCGGCCGTTGTAGGCCGTGTAGGTAGCGTAATACGTCACCTCACCGTTGTCATCAACAAAACTGACAAAACGAGCATCCTCAATACCGTTGGTCTCGTTAGGCGACGACGGGAAAATACAGCGCTCATCGAGTTGCTGATCGTCGTCAAAGTGAAGCTTGTAGTTGGAACGGGCCAACGCCAGAATCGCACTCGAAATGGTTTCGTACTCGGCATTGTAGCGGTACTGAGTGGTCAGACGCTTGGTAAAATCTTCCAGGTCATCGAGCGTAAAGTCGTCGCCCATGGCACCCATAATCCGCTCCGAAATACTGTTGACCAGCCGCAACTCGTACAGTTTCCGCTCAAACTGGGCTTTGTTGAAATGCTGGTTCGGCTCAATTTCGGGCGAGGTCACGTAGCGCGAGGGCTTCCGCAACACAATTTTACTTTTTTCGTCGATGTACCCCATCCGAAACGAAATCGACGACACGTGCCCCTCACCCGTAGCCCGCAGGCTGATAATGAACCGCTTATAGCCGGGCGGCACATTGGTCTGATCGGGGTGCCAGATCATGGACGGGTTGAACAATGCGGCCGATTCGAGCGAATACTCCATCGTAAAGTAGGCCCCCAGCAAGAGCTTGCGCTCGGTGGTGAGGGGCTCATCGGTCAGCAGATTACCTTTTATCTGCTCAAATCGTTTGAGCAGAAACCGCTCCAGCCGATGGTGCCGATTACCAAATTCACGAATGACCTCTTCCAGTTTGAGGGTCACCTCGTCTTCGGTCAGTGAACTGACACGGGCAACAATCTTCAGCGTCCGATTGCTGCTTCCGAGGTCGAACGACCGAAACAAAACGCGGGTGGGATCAGGCCGGAGCACAATTCCGGTACGAGTGGCTTTAACGCTCATAATGTATAGAAACTACTTTGCCCTAAACGCAAAAAACAAGACGATATTGACGTCTTGTTTTTTTATCTATGGAGTAGCTCAATCGTTAGGGATTGAGCAATGCAGTCAGCGAATTATCAAGTTGCCGGGCACCCGCCCTTTGGCGACCAGCCGCCTGAAGTTCGGCCAGTGCCAGCAGGTACGACAAGGTCGACTCGGCGCCCTGGTTCAGGTTGACGCGGTCGGTATGCAGGCCATCACAACACCCACCCGTGCGGGTGTCGTAGAGTGGCAAGCCCAGATCGTTATGCCCCGTAAACCAGCGAAAAATCCGCAAAGCCCGGTTGTACCACATTTCGTCGCCGGTTTTACGATAAGCCGCCAGACACGCCGACACCATACTCTGCGATTCCAGCGGCTGTTGGTCGAAATAGGCGCGGGTTTCGCCTTTCACGTAAAACCCGTTGGAACCAATAGGCTGAAAATGGCCCGTTTTGGGCGCTGTTTGCACTTTCACGAGCCAGCGAAGGGCTTTGAGCCCAATGTCGGACAGCGCCGGTTCGTCGGCCAGCACCAGGGCGTGGGCCAGCTTGGCATTGTCGTAGCTGAGGGTATTTTCAAACCAGGGCCACTCGTCGGTAGCGGTAGCGGCAAAACACCGGTTCAGCTTATCGAGCAACTGCTGTTGAATAGTTTTGGCCAGCCGGTCGTTGCGGAATCGTTTCTGATACTCGTGGATACCCAGCAAGGCAAATGCCCAGGCCCTGGGTGAGGTCATGGCCGGAATCGTTGGCAGGGCCGATTCCATAATCCGCATGGCCCAGATAGTCAGGTTAGGATTGGTGGAGCGCCCCAAAC
It includes:
- a CDS encoding glycoside hydrolase family 130 protein, with the protein product MSVKATRTGIVLRPDPTRVLFRSFDLGSSNRTLKIVARVSSLTEDEVTLKLEEVIREFGNRHHRLERFLLKRFEQIKGNLLTDEPLTTERKLLLGAYFTMEYSLESAALFNPSMIWHPDQTNVPPGYKRFIISLRATGEGHVSSISFRMGYIDEKSKIVLRKPSRYVTSPEIEPNQHFNKAQFERKLYELRLVNSISERIMGAMGDDFTLDDLEDFTKRLTTQYRYNAEYETISSAILALARSNYKLHFDDDQQLDERCIFPSSPNETNGIEDARFVSFVDDNGEVTYYATYTAYNGRVTFPQLLETKDFLSFTVSTLNGAEVSNKGMALFPRKINGKYVMISRQDGENIYIMFSDDLYFWQTKELLLKPTYPWEYVQLGNCGSPIETEAGWLVLSHGVGPMRKYAIGAFLLDLNDPCRVLGRTTEPILSPDENEREGYVPNVVYSCGGLINGDDLIIPYAMSDYASSFATVNVHELLAELTGKAPDNRAPAEEE